One segment of Hippopotamus amphibius kiboko isolate mHipAmp2 chromosome 2, mHipAmp2.hap2, whole genome shotgun sequence DNA contains the following:
- the EXTL3 gene encoding exostosin-like 3: protein MTGYTMLRNGGVGNGGQTCMLRWSNRIRLTWLSFTLFIILVFFPLIAHYYLTTLDEADEAGKRIFGPRAGNELCEVKHVLDLCRIRESVSEELLQLEAKRQELNSEIAKLNLKIEACKKSIENAKQDLLQLKNVISQTEHSYKELMAQNQPKLSLPIRLLPEKDDAGLPPPKVLRGCRLHNCFDYSRCPLTSGFPVYVYDSDQFAFGSHLDPLVKQAFQATTRANVYVTENADIACLYVILVGEMQEPGVLRPADLEKQLYSLPHWRTDGHNHVIINLSRKSDTQNLLYNVSTGRAMVAQSTFYAAQYRPGFDLVVSPLVHAMSEPNFMEIPPQVPVKRKYLFTFQGEKIESLRSSLQEARSFEEEMEGDPPADYDDRIIATLKAVQDSKLDQVLVEFTCKNQPKPSLPTEWALCGEREDRLELLKLSTFALIITPGDPRLVISSGCATRLFEALEVGAVPVVLGEHVQLPYQDVLQWSEAALVVPKPRVTEVHFLLRSLSDSDLLAMRRQGRFLWETYFSTADSIFNTVLAVIRTRIQIPAAPIPEEAAAEIPHRSGKAAGTDPNMADNGDLDLGPVETEPPYASPKYLRNFTLTVTDFYRSWNSAPGPFHLFPHTPFDPVLPSEAKFLGSGTGFRPIGGGAGGSGKEFQAALGGNVPREQFTVVMLTYEREEVLMNSLERLNGLPYLNKVVVVWNSPKLPSEDLLWPDIGVPIMVVRTEKNSLNNRFLPWNEIETEAILSIDDDAHLRHDEIMFGFRVWREARDRIVGFPGRYHAWDIPHQSWLYNSNYSCELSMVLTGAAFFHKYYAYLYSYVMPQAIRDMVDEYINCEDIAMNFLVSHITRKPPIKVTSRWTFRCPGCPQALSHDDSHFHERHKCINFFVKVYGYMPLLYTQFRVDSVLFKTRLPHDKTKCFKFI, encoded by the exons ATGACGGGCTATACCATGTTGCGGAATGGGGGCGTGGGAAATGGAGGTCAGACCTGCATGCTGAGGTGGTCCAACCGCATCCGGCTCACGTGGCTCAGCTTCACGCTCTTCATCATTCTGGTCTTCTTCCCCCTCATCGCTCACTATTATCTCACCACCCTGGACGAGGCAGATGAAGCAGGCAAGCGGATCTTTGGTCCACGGGCTGGTAACGAGCTCTGCGAGGTGAAGCACGTGCTAGATCTCTGCCGCATCCGTGAGTCTGTGAGTGAGGAGCTCTTGCAGCTGGAAGCCAAGCGGCAGGAGCTGAACAGTGAAATCGCTAAGCTGAATCTGAAAATCGAGGCCTGTAAGAAGAGCATTGAGAATGCCAAGCAGGACCTGCTTCAGCTCAAGAACGTCATCAGCCAGACCGAGCACTCTTATAAAGAGCTGATGGCCCAAAATCAGCCCAAACTCTCTCTGCCTATCCGACTGCTCCCAGAGAAGGATGATGctggcctccctcccccaaaGGTCCTGCGGGGCTGCCGGCTGCACAACTGCTTTGATTATTCTCGTTGCCCTCTCACCTCTGGCTTCCCCGTCTATGTTTATGACAGCGACCAGTTTGCCTTTGGCAGCCACCTGGATCCCTTGGTCAAGCAGGCTTTTCAGGCCACAACACGAGCCAACGTTTATGTTACAGAAAATGCAGACATTGCCTGCCTTTATGTGATCTTAGTGGGGGAAATGCAGGAGCCGGGAGTGCTGCGGCCTGCTGACCTGGAGAAACAGCTGTACTCTCTGCCGCACTGGCGGACAGATGGACACAACCACGTCATCATCAATCTGTCCCGGAAGTCAGATACCCAGAATTTACTGTACAATGTCAGTACAGGCCGGGCCATGGTGGCCCAGTCCACTTTCTATGCTGCCCAGTATCGGCCTGGCTTTGACTTGGTGGTGTCGCCACTAGTCCATGCCATGTCAGAGCCCAACTTCATGGAAATCCCACCACAGGTGCCAGTGAAGCGGAAATATCTCTTCACCTTCCAGGGCGAGAAGATCGAGTCGCTGAGATCCAGCCTTCAGGAGGCCCGCTCCTttgaggaggagatggagggtgaCCCTCCAGCCGATTACGACGACCGTATCATTGCCACCCTCAAGGCAGTACAGGACAGCAAACTAGATCAGGTCCTGGTAGAATTTACCTGCAAAAACCAGCCTAAACCCAGTCTGCCTACTGAGTGGGCACTGTGTGGGGAGCGGGAAGACCGCTTAGAGTTACTGAAGCTCTCCACCTTCGCCCTCATTATCACTCCTGGGGACCCTCGATTGGTTATTTCCTCTGGGTGTGCCACACGGCTCTTCGAAGCCCTGGAGGTCGGGGCTGTCCCGGTGGTGCTGGGGGAGCACGTGCAGCTTCCTTACCAGGACGTGCTGCAGTGGAGCGAGGCGGCCCTGGTGGTGCCCAAGCCGCGGGTGACTGAGGTCCACTTCCTGCTACGGAGTCTCTCCGACAGCGACCTCCTGGCCATGAGGCGGCAAGGCCGCTTCCTCTGGGAGACCTACTTCTCCACTGCTGACAGTATTTTCAATACCGTGCTGGCTGTGATTAGGACTCGCATCCAGATCCCAGCCGCTCCCATCCCGGAAGAGGCGGCAGCCGAGATCCCCCATCGCTCAGGCAAGGCGGCCGGCACCGACCCCAACATGGCCGACAACGGGGACCTGGACCTGGGGCCGGTGGAGACGGAGCCGCCCTATGCCTCCCCCAAATACCTCCGCAACTTCACCTTGACCGTCACGGACTTCTACCGCAGCTGGAACTCTGCGCCAGGGCCTTTCCATCTTTTTCCCCACACACCATTTGACCCTGTATTGCCCTCAGAGGCCAAATTCTTGGGTTCAGGGACTGGATTTCGGCCTATCGGTGGTGGGGCCGGGGGTTCTGGCAAGGAGTTTCAGGCCGCCCTGGGAGGCAATGTTCCCCGGGAGCAGTTCACAGTGGTGATGCTGACTTATGAGCGGGAGGAGGTGCTCATGAACTCTTTAGAGAGGTTGAATGGTCTCCCTTACCTGAACAAGGTCGTGGTGGTGTGGAATTCTCCCAAGCTGCCGTCAGAGGACCTTCTGTGGCCTGACATTGGTGTCCCCATCATG gTGGTCCGTACTGAGAAGAACAGTTTGAACAATCGATTCCTGCCCTGGAATGAAATCGAGACAGAGGCCATCCTGTCTATTGATGATGACGCTCACCTCCGCCACGATGAAATCATGTTTGGGTTTCG ggtgtggagagaagcaCGGGACCGCATTGTGGGTTTCCCTGGCCGTTACCATGCTTGGGACATCCCTCATCAGTCCTGGCTCTACAACTCCAATTACTCCTGTGAGCTGTCCATGGTGCTGACAGGTGCTGCCTTCTTCCACAAG TATTATGCCTACCTGTATTCTTACGTGATGCCCCAGGCCATCCGAGATATGGTGGACGAATACATCAACTGTGAGGACATCGCCATGAACTTCCTCGTCTCCCACATCACTCGGAAACCCCCCATCAAG